The following coding sequences are from one Halomonas sp. HAL1 window:
- a CDS encoding cation:proton antiporter, which produces MHEFNIGLLVVAASALLLGLLSTPLKRVGLPDSVSLLLVGVVLGPTGFGLLDPAQWGNEMAILEQVARLALAIGLMGIALRLPKFYIFHHWRSLCVLLLVSMPVMWLCSSVITSWALGLPLGAALLIGAVITPTDPVVASTLVTGPVAKENLPAYLRHIISSESGANDGLTFIFVMFAVFLLTLPADQSITVHMLGIIGGDILAALMLGAIIGYTVGFAMRKAEEKNTIDQPSMLMVTTALALTTLAAVKLVGSNGILAVFVAGLAFDQQANASERQEEERVVEGVDRFFTSPIFVLLGLMIPWQAWLSLGWPALLLVIGVLFLRRLPILLLVGGRIRDLPSKLDGSFSGWFGPIGVAALYYAALAHHKTDVAELWPVVSLLVVSSILVHGLTAMPFSHLYRRMKDSSASS; this is translated from the coding sequence ATGCACGAATTTAATATTGGATTATTAGTCGTTGCAGCTAGCGCCTTATTGCTAGGGCTATTATCAACACCGCTGAAGCGCGTCGGCTTGCCCGACTCCGTCAGCTTGCTGCTGGTCGGGGTGGTGTTGGGGCCTACCGGGTTTGGGCTTCTTGACCCAGCGCAGTGGGGGAATGAAATGGCCATTTTAGAGCAAGTGGCCCGTCTAGCCCTCGCCATTGGTTTGATGGGTATCGCGCTGCGGCTCCCCAAATTCTATATTTTTCACCACTGGCGATCGCTCTGCGTGTTATTGCTGGTGAGCATGCCGGTCATGTGGCTGTGCAGCAGCGTTATAACCAGCTGGGCTCTTGGTCTGCCATTAGGAGCGGCGTTACTCATCGGTGCTGTGATTACCCCCACAGACCCGGTGGTTGCTTCTACCCTGGTGACCGGCCCCGTTGCTAAAGAGAACCTCCCCGCTTATCTACGCCATATCATTTCGAGTGAATCGGGTGCCAACGATGGGCTGACATTCATCTTTGTCATGTTTGCTGTGTTTTTGCTGACGTTACCAGCTGATCAATCAATAACCGTACACATGCTAGGGATTATAGGAGGCGATATTTTAGCGGCCCTTATGTTGGGAGCCATCATCGGTTACACGGTAGGCTTTGCAATGCGCAAGGCTGAAGAAAAAAACACCATCGACCAACCGTCGATGCTAATGGTAACCACAGCGCTTGCGCTCACCACCCTTGCCGCGGTGAAGCTGGTGGGCAGCAATGGAATCCTCGCTGTGTTCGTAGCAGGGTTAGCATTTGATCAACAAGCCAACGCTTCAGAACGGCAGGAGGAAGAAAGAGTGGTGGAAGGCGTGGACCGCTTTTTCACCTCCCCAATTTTCGTCTTGCTCGGTTTAATGATCCCCTGGCAAGCGTGGCTCTCCTTGGGGTGGCCAGCCCTGCTGCTGGTGATTGGTGTACTTTTCCTGCGCCGCTTACCCATTCTGTTATTAGTAGGCGGCCGTATTAGGGATCTTCCCAGCAAGTTAGATGGCAGTTTCTCAGGCTGGTTTGGGCCGATTGGGGTCGCCGCGCTTTACTATGCGGCATTGGCTCATCATAAAACCGATGTTGCTGAACTTTGGCCCGTGGTGAGCTTGCTGGTAGTGTCGTCCATCTTGGTACACGGGCTGACCGCCATGCCGTTTTCGCATCTTTATAGACGAATGAAAGATTCCAGCGCTTCATCGTAA
- a CDS encoding TetR/AcrR family transcriptional regulator: MKNNVTRDKLIDSGAELISQQGYNATGINAVLKACGVPKGSFYHYFSSKEDFGLAVIERFAATYDETLVALLEDSETPPLERLKRYFAAGRDHMHECDHATGCLIGNLGQELSGQSDTFRDALNLVLQRWEQRFVRCLQDAQARGDIASHTAPEALASFILTGWEGAILRAKTLKSVEPMEQFETILFQQVLVRPSP, encoded by the coding sequence ATGAAAAACAATGTAACCCGCGACAAATTAATTGATAGTGGCGCCGAGCTGATTAGTCAGCAAGGCTACAACGCGACGGGTATTAATGCCGTTTTAAAGGCCTGCGGTGTACCCAAGGGCTCCTTCTATCACTACTTCTCCAGCAAAGAGGATTTCGGGCTGGCGGTGATTGAGCGCTTTGCGGCTACTTATGACGAAACGCTGGTGGCACTGCTGGAAGATAGTGAGACGCCACCACTTGAGCGCCTGAAACGGTACTTCGCAGCAGGCCGTGACCATATGCACGAGTGCGATCATGCCACGGGCTGCTTGATTGGCAACCTTGGCCAAGAGCTTTCGGGCCAGAGCGACACCTTCCGCGATGCGTTAAACCTCGTGCTACAGCGCTGGGAACAGCGCTTCGTGCGCTGCCTGCAGGATGCTCAGGCGCGGGGTGATATTGCCAGCCACACCGCACCCGAGGCGCTCGCCAGCTTTATTCTCACCGGTTGGGAAGGTGCCATTCTGCGTGCCAAAACGCTTAAATCCGTCGAGCCGATGGAGCAGTTTGAAACGATCCTGTTCCAGCAAGTACTGGTACGCCCATCGCCATAG
- a CDS encoding efflux RND transporter periplasmic adaptor subunit has product MTPKRSLSSPQSSYQRGRIRIGAVVALLILMGTLALAWWIITQPPRIERTPPPEPPPTMVDVVTVNASVQAPNLYGFGRVEAEQEAMLASRVAGQLERFADGVVPGQVVEQDAAVAFIDQADLALSLEDAEAQLATAQALLALEQAEQQRARSEYESFGRQLSAERRSLVLREPQLRQAQAELTQARVARDQAALNVERATLTAPWRAMVQERLVGAGSLLSQGTEVLHLVGVEQFWVRASLPGEWMEWLEAGSSVTLTSRGWPEGATREGTLVSMLPSLEENGLQAQLLIAVNDPLALESDGPALRLGDVLRASFQPAIQEQLISLPFAALRPGDVTWRVDEENRLRRTPVTLAYRGEDDALIRSGLETGQQVVTAGLAQPREGQLVRIRRPNDTPAQAGDEPGDES; this is encoded by the coding sequence ATGACACCAAAACGCTCCCTCTCTTCTCCACAATCGTCTTACCAACGAGGCCGCATTCGTATAGGCGCTGTGGTGGCATTATTGATTCTTATGGGCACCCTGGCGCTCGCCTGGTGGATTATTACCCAACCGCCCCGTATTGAGCGAACCCCACCGCCGGAGCCTCCACCTACTATGGTAGATGTCGTCACGGTAAACGCGAGTGTTCAGGCACCTAATCTTTACGGCTTTGGGCGCGTTGAAGCAGAGCAGGAGGCGATGTTAGCCAGCCGTGTGGCGGGGCAATTGGAGCGTTTTGCCGATGGCGTGGTGCCTGGCCAAGTCGTTGAACAGGATGCCGCCGTGGCGTTTATTGATCAAGCCGACCTAGCATTAAGCCTGGAAGATGCCGAAGCGCAGCTGGCCACTGCGCAAGCGTTACTTGCTTTAGAGCAGGCGGAACAGCAGCGCGCGCGCAGTGAGTACGAATCCTTTGGGCGTCAGCTTTCTGCTGAGCGACGTTCGCTGGTACTGCGTGAACCCCAGCTGCGCCAAGCACAAGCCGAACTCACCCAAGCACGCGTGGCCCGCGATCAGGCAGCACTGAATGTTGAGCGCGCCACCCTCACCGCCCCCTGGCGCGCCATGGTGCAGGAGCGCTTGGTCGGCGCTGGCAGTCTGCTCAGTCAAGGAACCGAGGTATTGCACCTGGTGGGCGTCGAGCAGTTTTGGGTGCGCGCCTCACTACCCGGTGAGTGGATGGAGTGGCTGGAAGCGGGCAGTAGCGTGACGTTAACCAGCCGCGGCTGGCCCGAAGGCGCCACACGTGAAGGCACGCTGGTGTCGATGTTGCCCAGCCTGGAAGAGAATGGCCTGCAGGCACAGCTACTCATCGCAGTGAACGACCCTCTGGCGCTAGAGAGCGACGGCCCGGCCCTGCGCCTGGGCGATGTGCTTCGCGCCTCCTTTCAACCCGCTATTCAAGAGCAGCTCATATCACTACCCTTTGCCGCGCTTCGCCCAGGGGATGTTACGTGGCGGGTCGACGAGGAGAATCGCCTGCGTCGCACGCCAGTCACACTAGCCTATCGCGGGGAAGATGACGCCTTGATTCGTAGCGGTCTGGAAACCGGCCAGCAGGTCGTCACCGCGGGCTTGGCCCAGCCTCGAGAAGGCCAGCTAGTGCGCATTCGTCGGCCCAACGACACCCCGGCCCAAGCGGGAGATGAACCGGGAGACGAATCATGA
- a CDS encoding zinc-binding alcohol dehydrogenase family protein, protein MKAIAFTQSLPIDHPDALQEIELPIPTPEAHDIRVAVSAVSVNPVDAKVRNSALPQTGEPRVLGYDAVGIVDAVGSAVTRFQPGDRVWYAGNIARQGSNAEFQLVDERIASLAPKSLSDTEAAALPLTAITAWELLFDRLELGMRDTQGKSLLVIGAAGGVGSILVQLAKQLTDITVIGTASRPESQAWVKSLGADAVINHHQPLDQELKAAGFDGVDMVISLNQTDHHFEAIIEALKPQGKLALIDDPELIDVRKLKMKSLSLHWELMFTRPLFATDDLAKQHDLLTKVAAMVDDGRLKTTLGEVLGPINAENLKRAHALIESNRTIGKLVLEGF, encoded by the coding sequence ATGAAAGCGATCGCCTTTACCCAAAGCCTGCCTATTGATCATCCTGATGCGCTTCAAGAGATTGAGTTACCTATCCCAACGCCAGAAGCCCACGACATTCGCGTTGCAGTCAGCGCGGTTTCCGTAAACCCTGTTGATGCCAAAGTGCGCAATAGTGCCCTACCGCAAACCGGCGAGCCGCGCGTACTTGGATATGATGCGGTGGGTATTGTGGACGCCGTTGGCAGCGCCGTTACGCGTTTTCAGCCGGGTGACCGGGTGTGGTACGCAGGCAATATCGCCCGCCAGGGCTCTAACGCTGAGTTTCAACTGGTCGATGAGCGCATCGCCAGCCTAGCGCCGAAAAGCCTTTCTGACACTGAAGCCGCTGCGCTTCCACTAACCGCCATTACCGCTTGGGAACTGCTGTTTGACCGGCTAGAGCTGGGCATGCGTGATACCCAAGGCAAAAGCCTATTGGTGATTGGCGCCGCGGGAGGCGTTGGCTCGATCCTGGTGCAACTTGCTAAACAGCTCACCGATATTACCGTGATTGGTACGGCGTCTCGGCCCGAAAGCCAAGCCTGGGTGAAGTCGCTAGGCGCTGATGCCGTTATTAATCATCACCAGCCGCTTGATCAAGAGCTTAAAGCAGCGGGCTTTGACGGCGTGGATATGGTGATTAGCCTTAACCAGACCGATCATCACTTTGAGGCCATTATTGAAGCCCTCAAGCCCCAGGGAAAACTGGCGCTTATTGATGACCCTGAGCTAATCGATGTGCGTAAGCTCAAAATGAAAAGCCTGTCGCTGCATTGGGAACTGATGTTTACCCGCCCGCTGTTCGCGACGGATGATCTCGCCAAGCAGCATGACCTGCTTACCAAAGTAGCGGCCATGGTCGATGACGGTCGCCTAAAAACGACTCTAGGCGAGGTATTGGGCCCGATTAACGCCGAGAATTTAAAGCGCGCACACGCTCTGATTGAGAGCAACCGCACGATTGGCAAACTGGTCTTGGAAGGCTTTTAA
- a CDS encoding alpha/beta fold hydrolase — MFEGFEKQTRHVNGVDITFRMGGSGPALLLLHGHPQTHVIWHKVAEELAQHFTVIAADLRGYGDSSKPDDDPEHLNYAKRAMAADMAELMSARGFERFKVLAHDRGARVAHRLGVDHAERVERMVLLDIAPTLAMYRGTNEAFARSYWHWFFLIRPQPLPERLIQSDPAQYLKSVMGARSAGMAPFFPEALAEYERCLSLPGTATGICGDYRASATIDLEHDQADIDAGIKLTCPIKVMWGAEGAIEACFDALSEWQKVATDVKGKTLPCGHYIAEEIPEILLDEALPFLLDAG; from the coding sequence ATGTTTGAAGGGTTTGAAAAACAGACACGTCACGTTAACGGTGTCGACATTACGTTTCGAATGGGCGGCAGCGGCCCGGCACTTCTTCTGCTCCACGGCCACCCACAGACCCACGTGATTTGGCACAAAGTGGCAGAAGAGCTTGCCCAGCATTTCACCGTTATCGCAGCCGACCTGCGCGGTTACGGCGACAGCAGTAAACCCGACGACGATCCTGAGCACCTAAATTACGCCAAGCGCGCCATGGCTGCCGATATGGCAGAGCTAATGAGCGCGCGGGGCTTTGAACGTTTTAAAGTGCTGGCCCATGATCGTGGGGCTCGAGTCGCCCACCGTTTAGGCGTGGACCACGCTGAGCGAGTTGAGCGTATGGTGCTTCTCGATATCGCGCCAACGCTTGCCATGTATCGCGGCACTAATGAGGCCTTTGCGCGCAGCTACTGGCATTGGTTCTTCCTGATTCGCCCCCAGCCGCTGCCGGAAAGGCTGATCCAGAGCGACCCCGCCCAGTATCTGAAAAGCGTAATGGGTGCCCGCAGTGCCGGTATGGCGCCTTTCTTCCCAGAAGCGCTGGCCGAATACGAGCGCTGCCTGTCGCTCCCAGGCACCGCCACCGGTATTTGTGGCGACTACCGCGCCAGTGCCACCATCGATTTGGAGCATGATCAGGCCGATATCGACGCGGGCATTAAGCTCACCTGTCCGATAAAAGTGATGTGGGGCGCTGAAGGCGCCATTGAAGCTTGCTTCGATGCACTCAGTGAATGGCAAAAAGTCGCTACCGATGTAAAAGGCAAAACACTCCCTTGCGGCCACTATATAGCTGAAGAGATTCCCGAAATACTGCTGGATGAAGCGTTGCCGTTTCTTCTCGACGCTGGATAG
- a CDS encoding DUF2798 domain-containing protein: protein MKHRIIFAILMSFTLSLIMSAWVTYVNIGTHADFVGIWMHAWLLAWPAAGIIAFISGPFIHRLAHRIAEKI, encoded by the coding sequence ATGAAACATAGAATTATTTTCGCAATTCTCATGTCGTTTACGCTGTCGCTGATTATGTCTGCCTGGGTGACCTACGTGAATATTGGTACGCATGCTGACTTCGTCGGCATCTGGATGCATGCATGGCTGTTGGCGTGGCCAGCCGCAGGGATCATCGCGTTTATCAGCGGACCCTTTATTCATAGATTAGCCCACCGCATTGCCGAGAAGATCTAA
- a CDS encoding DMT family transporter, translated as MMGVSTVFVALAAFFWGVSGGIGSILIESGWAPSVVSFYRGFIGLLFVLVWLLIRPRSSGFSNRQLWLWSTIAGLGVAGNFSFYFISIEHGSVAVAATLMYCAPVFVYLISFALKLERPTVSKWAAIALVMIGIVLLTKLYEIGASDLSLIGVGAGLLAGLSYAVFIFGFKYAAPHGSPQAILSIAFAVLSIVLILPSDIDQTVSVVSSSEWPLFLALGVLGAGLSFVLYIVGLKHTAPALASMIAMVEPVTATLFGFLLLDGSLDIIQIIGMGLILVTVTALSVTSS; from the coding sequence ATAATGGGTGTCAGTACAGTGTTTGTGGCGCTAGCCGCATTTTTCTGGGGTGTGTCCGGCGGGATTGGTAGCATCCTTATAGAGAGTGGCTGGGCCCCGTCAGTCGTTTCATTTTACCGTGGGTTTATCGGGCTTCTTTTCGTACTTGTTTGGTTGCTGATTCGGCCCCGTAGCAGCGGGTTCTCGAATCGACAGTTATGGCTTTGGTCTACTATCGCGGGCCTTGGTGTTGCAGGCAATTTCTCCTTCTATTTCATAAGTATTGAGCACGGTAGCGTGGCCGTTGCAGCTACATTGATGTATTGCGCCCCGGTATTTGTATATCTCATATCATTCGCGCTAAAGCTTGAAAGGCCCACGGTATCAAAATGGGCGGCAATCGCCTTAGTGATGATTGGTATTGTGCTTTTGACAAAGCTTTACGAGATTGGCGCAAGCGATTTATCGCTGATCGGTGTGGGTGCTGGGCTACTTGCAGGGCTCTCTTACGCCGTTTTCATTTTCGGTTTTAAATACGCAGCTCCCCATGGGAGCCCTCAGGCAATCCTTTCGATTGCCTTTGCAGTGCTTTCCATCGTGCTGATATTGCCGAGCGATATTGATCAAACCGTGAGCGTTGTAAGCTCTTCAGAATGGCCGCTGTTTTTAGCCCTGGGCGTACTGGGGGCGGGTCTCTCCTTTGTGCTTTACATTGTCGGCCTGAAACACACCGCGCCCGCGTTAGCTTCGATGATAGCCATGGTAGAGCCCGTTACTGCAACACTATTTGGCTTCTTACTCTTAGATGGAAGCCTCGACATTATTCAGATAATCGGTATGGGACTGATCCTGGTGACCGTGACCGCACTGAGCGTTACGTCGAGCTAG
- a CDS encoding OsmC domain/YcaO domain-containing protein — MEIKVNYLDNLRLEAKFDDFTVISDQPIRYKGDGSAPGPFDYFLASSAMCAAYFVKVYCNARDIPTENIRLSQNNIVDPEDRYKQIFKIQVELPEDISEKDRQGILRSIDRCTVKKVVQTGPDFQIETVENIDEDAQALLMGAPEGSSTYIEGKDLPLEQTIANMSAILADLGMKIEIASWRNIVPHVWSLHIRDAASPMCFTNGKGATKESALCSALGEFIERLSCNFFYNDQFLGEEIANSEFVHYPNEKWFKPGPNDELPVEILDEHCLAIYNPEGELCGSNLIDTNSGREDRGVVSLPFVRQSDGETVYFPSNLIENLFLSNGMSAGNTLVEAQVQCLSEIFERAVKREILEQELALPNVPQEVLAKYPSIVEGINALEAQGFPVLVKDASMGGQFPVMCVTLMNPRTGGVFASFGAHPSFEVALERSLTELLQGRSFEGLNDLPLPTFNSQTVSEPNNFVEHFIDSVGVVSWRFFSAKSDFEFSEWDFSGSNDEEAETLFGIFEELGAEVYMAVHEDLGAPVCRILVPGYSEVYPIEDLIWDNTNKALDYREDILNLHRLDDDQLTDLVERLEESQMDDHADIITLIGIEFDENTVWGQLTILELKLLVYLALQRHEEALDCVQMFLQYNDNTVERGLFYQAVNAVLEIVLDDELELNDYLHSFQRMFGEETMAAVVGSVSGEERFHGLTPTNMQLEGLERHQRLIDSYKKLHAARAAKAGN, encoded by the coding sequence ATGGAAATCAAAGTTAACTATCTCGACAACCTCCGCCTGGAGGCCAAGTTCGACGATTTTACGGTTATCTCCGACCAGCCGATTCGCTACAAAGGCGACGGCTCGGCACCAGGACCGTTTGACTACTTCCTGGCGTCGTCTGCCATGTGCGCGGCCTACTTCGTAAAGGTTTACTGCAACGCTCGAGACATTCCCACTGAGAATATCCGTCTTTCCCAGAACAATATCGTCGACCCGGAAGACCGCTATAAGCAGATCTTCAAAATTCAGGTCGAGTTGCCGGAAGATATTTCTGAAAAAGATCGCCAGGGCATTCTGCGCTCCATTGACCGCTGCACGGTGAAGAAAGTGGTGCAAACTGGTCCCGACTTTCAGATCGAGACGGTAGAGAACATAGACGAAGATGCCCAAGCGCTGCTTATGGGCGCACCGGAAGGCAGCAGCACCTATATCGAGGGTAAAGACCTGCCGCTGGAGCAGACCATCGCCAATATGAGTGCGATCCTGGCTGACCTGGGCATGAAGATCGAGATCGCCTCCTGGCGCAATATCGTGCCTCACGTTTGGTCGCTGCATATTCGCGATGCGGCCTCACCGATGTGCTTTACCAACGGCAAAGGCGCGACCAAAGAGAGTGCGCTTTGTTCGGCGCTGGGCGAGTTTATCGAACGCCTGAGCTGCAACTTCTTCTATAACGACCAGTTTTTGGGTGAAGAGATTGCCAACAGTGAATTTGTTCACTACCCCAATGAGAAGTGGTTCAAGCCGGGCCCGAACGACGAGCTGCCCGTAGAAATTCTCGACGAGCACTGCCTGGCCATTTACAACCCGGAAGGCGAGCTGTGCGGCTCCAACCTGATTGATACCAACTCGGGTCGTGAAGACCGGGGTGTTGTCTCGCTGCCGTTTGTACGCCAATCCGACGGTGAAACGGTCTACTTCCCCTCCAACCTGATCGAAAACCTGTTTCTTAGTAACGGTATGAGTGCAGGGAATACCCTGGTAGAAGCCCAGGTGCAGTGCCTGTCAGAAATTTTTGAGCGGGCGGTGAAGCGTGAAATCCTCGAGCAGGAGCTAGCCCTGCCGAATGTACCGCAGGAAGTGTTAGCCAAGTACCCAAGTATCGTCGAAGGCATTAACGCCCTGGAAGCACAGGGCTTCCCGGTGCTGGTAAAAGATGCCTCCATGGGCGGGCAGTTCCCAGTGATGTGTGTCACCTTGATGAACCCGCGCACCGGCGGCGTGTTTGCCTCCTTTGGTGCCCACCCGAGCTTTGAAGTGGCGCTGGAGCGCAGCTTGACCGAACTGCTGCAAGGCCGCAGCTTCGAAGGCCTGAACGACCTGCCGCTGCCCACCTTCAATTCGCAGACGGTCTCTGAGCCGAACAACTTCGTGGAGCACTTCATTGACTCGGTCGGCGTGGTCTCCTGGCGTTTCTTTAGTGCCAAGTCCGACTTCGAGTTCAGCGAGTGGGACTTCTCTGGCAGCAATGATGAAGAGGCCGAGACGCTATTTGGCATCTTTGAAGAGTTGGGCGCTGAAGTGTACATGGCGGTACACGAAGACCTGGGCGCACCGGTGTGCCGTATTCTGGTGCCGGGCTACTCCGAGGTATATCCCATCGAAGATCTGATCTGGGATAACACTAATAAGGCGTTGGATTACCGCGAAGATATTCTCAACCTGCACCGCCTCGACGACGATCAGCTCACTGATCTGGTCGAGCGGCTGGAAGAGAGCCAGATGGATGACCATGCCGACATTATTACCCTGATCGGCATTGAGTTTGACGAGAACACCGTCTGGGGTCAGCTGACGATTCTGGAACTGAAGCTGTTGGTCTATCTGGCGCTGCAGCGTCATGAAGAGGCGCTGGACTGTGTGCAGATGTTCCTCCAATACAATGACAACACCGTCGAGCGCGGCCTGTTCTATCAAGCAGTGAACGCGGTGCTGGAAATTGTGCTGGATGACGAGCTGGAGCTAAACGATTATCTACATAGCTTCCAGCGCATGTTTGGCGAGGAAACCATGGCGGCCGTCGTGGGCTCAGTAAGTGGCGAGGAACGCTTCCATGGCCTAACCCCGACTAACATGCAGTTAGAGGGCCTTGAGCGCCACCAGCGCCTGATCGACAGCTACAAGAAGCTCCACGCTGCTCGGGCGGCGAAAGCGGGTAATTAA